Proteins from a single region of Pungitius pungitius chromosome 4, fPunPun2.1, whole genome shotgun sequence:
- the LOC119199085 gene encoding chymotrypsin B-like — protein sequence MAFLWIVSCLAFVSAAYGCGTPTIAPVVTGYARIVNGEEAVPHSWPWQVSLQQSNGFHFCGGSLINENWVVTAAHCNVKTYHVVIVGEHDKGFGSNEVVQRLKPSKVFTHPKWNPSTINNDISLIKLASPAQLGTNVSPVCLAESTDNFPAGMNCVTSGWGLTRYNAPSTPNKLQQAALPLLSNEQCKNHWGSNISDVMICGGGAGATSCMGDSGGPLVCQKDNAWTLVGIVSWGSSRCSTSTPAVYARVTELRGWVDQILAAN from the exons atggCCTTCCTCTGGATCGTGTCCTGCCTCGCCTTCGTCAGCGCCGCCTACG GCTGCGGCACCCCCACCATTGCCCCTGTGGTGACCGGCTACGCCCGCATCGTCAACGGCGAAGAGGCGGTGCCTCACTCTTGGCCCTGGCAGGTGTCCCTGCAG cAATCCAACGGCTTCCACTTCTGCGGAGGATCTCTGATCAACGAGAACTGGGTGGTGACCGCCGCTCACTGCAACGTCAA GACCTACCACGTAGTGATCGTTGGAGAACACGATAAGGGCTTCGGCTCCAACGAGGTCGTCCAGCGCCTGAAGCCTTCCAAG GTGTTCACCCACCCCAAGTGGAACCCCAGCACCATCAACAACGACATCTCCCTCATCAAGCTGGCCTCCCCCGCCCAGCTCGGAACCAACGTGTCGCCTGTCTGTCTCGCTGAGTCCACCGACAACTTCCCCGCCGGCATGAACTGCGTGACCTCCGGGTGGGGTCTGACCCGCTACAACG CTCCCAGTACTCCCAACAAGCTGCAACAGGCGGCCCTCCCCCTTCTGTCCAACGAGCAGTGCAAGAACCACTGGGGCAGCAACATCTCCGACGTGATGATCTGTGGGGGAGGAGCCGGAGCCACTTCCTGCATG GGCGACTCTGGTGGTCCTCTGGTCTGTCAGAAGGACAATGCCTGGACTCTGGTCGGCATCGTCTCCTGGGGAAGCAGCCGttgctccacctccacccccgcCGTCTACGCCCGTGTTACCGAGCTCCGTGGCTGGGTAGACCAGATCCTCGCCGCTAACTAA
- the galr1b gene encoding galanin receptor type 1b isoform X1, whose protein sequence is MLQPGNRSSDWAQLLESNRSVAEGDRSGQEAVIVPVVFGLIFVVGVVGNSLVMVVIGKAKYSLGGEGGGGGRRASSPTNIFILNLSVADLSFLLVCVPLQATIYSLPEWVFGAVLCKLGHYFFTASKLVSIFTLVAMSADRYVAVVLSKKSRCVRSRRNALVGVCVIWILSLVCAVPVAQHQDLITDHPSAPNSTFCWELWSGPSRRAYRVTVLLIGYLLPLLLITCCYSKVLFYLHKKMKNMSRKSERSKRKTAQTVLLVVTAFTICWMPHHIIVMWVEFGTFPLNDATLAFCIVSHCLSYGNSCVNPVLYAFLSENFRKACRQVFTCSFLYRPPSTGTLVRLRMENFSTTHSTTPI, encoded by the exons ATGCTGCAGCCGGGAAACCGCTCCTCCGACTGGGCTCAACTCCTTGAGTCGAACCGGTCCGTGGCGGAGGGCGACCGTTCTGGACAGGAGGCGGTGATCGTGCCCGTGGTGTTCGGGTTGATCTTCGTTGTGGGGGTGGTGGGAAACTCCCTCGTTATGGTGGTGATCGGGAAAGCGAAATACAGCCTCGGCggggaaggtggagggggggggaggcgcgccaGCAGCCCGACCAACATCTTCATCCTGAACCTGAGCGTGGCGGACCtcagcttcctcctcgtctGCGTGCCGCTCCAGGCCACCATCTACTCCCTCCCGGAGTGGGTGTTCGGCGCCGTGCTCTGCAAGTTGGGACACTACTTCTTCACCGCCAGCAAGCTGGTGAGCATCTTCACGCTGGTGGCCATGTCAGCGGACCGCTACGTCGCCGTGGTGCTCTCCAAGAAGTCCCGGTGCGTCCGGAGCCGCCGGAACGCGCTGGTCGGAGTGTGCGTAATCTGGATCTTGTCGCTAGTGTGCGCGGTGCCGGTGGCGCAGCATCAGGACCTCATCACTGACCACCCCAGCGCCCCCAACAGCACCTTCTGCTGGGAGCTGTGGTCCGGACCCTCCAGGCGCGCCTACAGGGTGACGGTGCTGCTGATCGGAtacctgctgccgctgctgctcatCACCTGCTGCTACTCCAAG gttttgttTTATCTTCATAAAAAGATGAAGAACATGTCCAGGAAGTCTGAGCGCTCCAAAAGAAAG ACGGCTCAGACTGTTCTCCTGGTTGTCACCGCCTTCACCATCTGCTGGATGCCCCACCACATCATCGTCATGTGGGTGGAGTTCGGCACCTTTCCCCTGAATGACGCCACCCTTGCCTTTTGTATTGTTTCCCACTGCCTTTCTTATGGAAACTCCTGTGTCAACCCCGTCCTCTACGCCTTCCTGTCTGAGAACTTCCGCAAGGCCTGTCGCCAGGtcttcacctgcagcttcctgtaCCGGCCCCCATCCACGGGCACGCTGGTCCGTTTACGCATGGAGAACTTCTCCACCACACACTCTACCACCCCGATTTGA
- the galr1b gene encoding galanin receptor type 1b isoform X2 — translation MLQPGNRSSDWAQLLESNRSVAEGDRSGQEAVIVPVVFGLIFVVGVVGNSLVMVVIGKAKYSLGGEGGGGGRRASSPTNIFILNLSVADLSFLLVCVPLQATIYSLPEWVFGAVLCKLGHYFFTASKLVSIFTLVAMSADRYVAVVLSKKSRCVRSRRNALVGVCVIWILSLVCAVPVAQHQDLITDHPSAPNSTFCWELWSGPSRRAYRVTVLLIGYLLPLLLITCCYSKTAQTVLLVVTAFTICWMPHHIIVMWVEFGTFPLNDATLAFCIVSHCLSYGNSCVNPVLYAFLSENFRKACRQVFTCSFLYRPPSTGTLVRLRMENFSTTHSTTPI, via the exons ATGCTGCAGCCGGGAAACCGCTCCTCCGACTGGGCTCAACTCCTTGAGTCGAACCGGTCCGTGGCGGAGGGCGACCGTTCTGGACAGGAGGCGGTGATCGTGCCCGTGGTGTTCGGGTTGATCTTCGTTGTGGGGGTGGTGGGAAACTCCCTCGTTATGGTGGTGATCGGGAAAGCGAAATACAGCCTCGGCggggaaggtggagggggggggaggcgcgccaGCAGCCCGACCAACATCTTCATCCTGAACCTGAGCGTGGCGGACCtcagcttcctcctcgtctGCGTGCCGCTCCAGGCCACCATCTACTCCCTCCCGGAGTGGGTGTTCGGCGCCGTGCTCTGCAAGTTGGGACACTACTTCTTCACCGCCAGCAAGCTGGTGAGCATCTTCACGCTGGTGGCCATGTCAGCGGACCGCTACGTCGCCGTGGTGCTCTCCAAGAAGTCCCGGTGCGTCCGGAGCCGCCGGAACGCGCTGGTCGGAGTGTGCGTAATCTGGATCTTGTCGCTAGTGTGCGCGGTGCCGGTGGCGCAGCATCAGGACCTCATCACTGACCACCCCAGCGCCCCCAACAGCACCTTCTGCTGGGAGCTGTGGTCCGGACCCTCCAGGCGCGCCTACAGGGTGACGGTGCTGCTGATCGGAtacctgctgccgctgctgctcatCACCTGCTGCTACTCCAAG ACGGCTCAGACTGTTCTCCTGGTTGTCACCGCCTTCACCATCTGCTGGATGCCCCACCACATCATCGTCATGTGGGTGGAGTTCGGCACCTTTCCCCTGAATGACGCCACCCTTGCCTTTTGTATTGTTTCCCACTGCCTTTCTTATGGAAACTCCTGTGTCAACCCCGTCCTCTACGCCTTCCTGTCTGAGAACTTCCGCAAGGCCTGTCGCCAGGtcttcacctgcagcttcctgtaCCGGCCCCCATCCACGGGCACGCTGGTCCGTTTACGCATGGAGAACTTCTCCACCACACACTCTACCACCCCGATTTGA